DNA from Polaribacter sp. NJDZ03:
CCTCCAATTAAAATAGCCCCTAAAAAAGGAATAATCACAAGATTCGAAGCTAAAAATAATCCTGGAAATTGTTGAAAATAATATATACTCAAAGGCAAAATTCCTATTTGAGCGGCTATTGAAACGGTGAACAATTGCCAAACCTTCTTGTCAAGTATATATCTTGGTTTGTAAATTTTATACAACTTTGGCTGAACCCAAAGTATACCGAAAACGGCTAAATAACTTAATTGAAAACCAACATCGAACAGAAACATTGGTTTTATTAGTAGTAAAAAAAATAGGGACGAAATAAATGAAAACTCAATTACCTTTTTCCTTCTAAAAGACAAACCGATTGCTAAAAAAGTAAACATGGTTACGGCTCTAACTACCGACGCCGAAAGCCCCGCAATAAAAGCAAACATCCAAAGGAGTAAAACAATAAGGGTGGTTTTTAAAAAATTACCATATTTAATTCTTTCTAAGGGTTTAAAAATAAAGGATAAAATGAGTAGTAATATACCAATATGTAAACCCGAAACAGCTAAAATATGGATAGCTCCTGCTCGTTGATAATCTACAATTAATTCTTTAGAAATGTCTTGTCGCTGACCTAATAACAGTGCATTTATGACCGCTAATTCGTTTGGTTTAAAATGGTATTTTTCTAACGCCTCCTGAATTTGATTTCTAAAAATAGCCGACAATCCAAATAAGGTATTAGCCGTAGAATCCATCTTTAAAAATTGATTTTCTTCCACAAATAATTGATGATGAATACCTTGTTTTGCTAAATAAGACTTATAATTAAATTGATGCGGATTTAAAGGCGGAATTAGCTCTTTTAAAGTAGGTTTTAAGAATAACTGATCATCAATTTGTAACGAATTTGCACTACTATCATTCTTAACATTTAGAAGTACTGTTCCTGTAGTTTTCAAATCATCAACCTGAACAATTACAGCCTCATATTTTTGGTAATAATTCCCAGGTTTTAATATTTTATGAATCTGTAAAACAACCTTAGAATTATCTTTTAAATGATGTTGATAATATGAATCATAATTTCTTTCATCACTCACATAAACAGCCGAAACACCGATACCAAAGAATAAAATAAAAGCAGTACATGTTCTTAAAACCTTATGTTTTATCAGAAAGAATAAAACAGTTAAACCTAACAAAAAAATCGTGGTTCTAAGAAAACTAAAAGTCCAAAATTGGGTAAAAAACTGGAAACAAATTCCAATAATTACAAGCACAACAAAGTGCAAGGGTATGTAATTGTACAACCTTTTCATAGCAAGTTAAAGTTACTAAAAAAAAAGTTAACTATTAATTACAAGATTGTTGTTGCTTTTACGAAGGCATTTTTCCAGTATTTTTCTGATAGTGTAGAAACAATTACACCTCTAGAAGTAGTGGCGTGTACAAACTTAATTTGTCCTTTTGAATGGGAAACCACCAAGCCAACATGATTGATATTTCCTCGTCTGTTTTTACTAGTTTTAAAGAATAGTAAATCACCTTTTTTAACTTTACTAACAGCAATTTTATGACCTCTTTTTGCCATATCTCTAGAGATTCTTGGCAATTGTACGTTTTCGCTTCCAAAGGCAACATATATCACTCCAGAGCAATCCATACCTCTATTGGTAGTACCTCCAAATTTGTAACGAACACCTTTATATTCTAAGGCATTTGCTACTATTTTATCCGCCTTAGTAATTGGTTTTTGTGTCTTTTTAACAACCGTTTTAGTGGATGAGCAAGAACTTAATAATAAAGAAATTACAACTATTAAAAAACTCCATTTCTTCATATTAAATATTCTTTTACCTATCATTTGTATTATAATTAAACTTCTTCTAAAACAGAAGTTCCACTTGTTTTATCACCAGAAGTCCATGTCCAATTTTCATAAAGAGTAATTTTTCCATTAGCAGCAATTTCAGGTTTAGAGTAACAAATACCTGTCATTAATTCTCCTTTAAGATTCACTTGGTGATAACGCATTTCTATATTTCCATACTCATCTACAAGACCTATTAAATGACCTTTAACTATTTGTCCGCCTTTATATTCAGACGTTAAAATAGCACCTTTTTACTTGTATGTAAAAATAGTTTCTTTTGAAGTTTCTCCATTATCAACGTTTTGAACAACTTTAAACTTTTTATTATTATAATTCATGAAACTTAAAACTAATTACCTTCTTATTTTAAATCACTTACAATTTGTTTCGCCACTTTTTCTGAAGCTCCTTTTCCACCTAATTTTTTCTCTAATTCAAAGTATTCTAAAAATAGTTTTTCTCGATAGGTATCATCTAAAATCTTAGTCAATTCGGTTTTTAAATTCTTCTTATTAAAATCATCCTGAATTAATTCTTTTACCACCTCTTTATCCATAATTAAATTCACCAAAGAAATAAATTTTAAAGTGATAATTCTTTTCGCAATTTGATAAGAAATGTTTCCTCCTTTATAACAAACTACTTGTGGTACTTTAAACAAAGCAGTTTCTAAAGTTGCTGTACCAGACCCAACAATTGCTGCATAAGAAACACTTAACAAATCGTATGTTTTATTGTTGATAAAACTTACTTTTCTATCACCAATAATACTTTGATAAAAACTAAAATCTTGACTAGGAGCACCTCCAATTACAAACTGATATTCAGAAAAATCATTAATTAAAGACAGCATTACAGAAAGCATTTTAGTAATTTCTTGCTTTCTACTTCCAGGTAACAAGGCAATAATTGGTTTATCAGTTAGGTTGTATTCTTTTCTAAAAGCGGCTTCTTTTACTTGTTTTCTACCTGCAATTCCGTCAATTAAAGGATGCCCAACAAAGGTTACATTATAGTCGTATTTTTTATAAAACTCCTTTTCAAAAGGAAGAATTACAAACATTTTATCGATATCTCTTTTAATATCTTTTACTCTGCTTGCTCTACTTGCCCAAACTTGCGGAGAAATATAATAATTGGTTTTAAAACCTTGCTCTTTTGCCCATTTTGCAACGCGTAAATTAAACCCAGAGTTATCAATCAAAATAAGTACATCTGGTTTAAATTGAGCAATGTCTTTTTTACAAAATTTAATAAAACCCAATACTTTAGAAAGGTTCATTATAACTTCAAAAAAGCCCATAAAAGCTCTTTCTTTATAATGACTTACCAAAGTTCCGCCAACATTTTGCATTAAATCTCCACCCCAAAAACGAATGTCTGCATTTGCATCTTCTCTATACAATGCTTTCATTAGATTAGAACCATGTAAATCTCCAGAAGCTTCTCCTGCAATTATATAATATTTCATAAGTTTTTACTTGTTTACTAGAGCGCAGTCGAGACCTTATTAAACCTCTCGACTGTGCTCGAGGAGACATTATCTCTGTTAAAAAAACTTTAAAACTAAAGTTGTCAGTGCAATTAAAATAGTTGCCAATAAAACTCCTTTTGCTTTGTTGTCTTGTTTCTTTTTGATAAAAATAAAGAATACAAATAAATTAGGCATTGCAGCTAAAGACAATACTTTACCGTACAATTCTCCTTCTTTGATTAAATCGATAGTTTCGTAAAAACCAAATTTCGAAATATATTCTAAATATAAAAATATACCTCCAAAAGTGGCAAATAATGAAACCAATACGCCTATTAAAATATGTTTTTTTACAGTTCCCAAGCGTTTAATTTTTGAATCATGTGATGTGCCGTCATATCAAACTGAACAGGAACAACCGAAACGTAGCCATTTTCTAATGCATAAAGATCTGTATCTTGCCCTTTGTCTTTATTTATAAACTCACCAGAAAGCCAATAGTATTCTTTTCCCATTGGATTTTTTCGTTTATCAAAAATTTCTTTCCAATACCCATTTGCTTGTCTACAAATTTTAACGCCCTTTATTTCTTCCTTTTTTAACTTCGGAATATTTACGTTTAAAACAATGCCTTCCGGAATTCCGTTTAGCAACGCATTTAATGTAATATTTTTTATAAACTCTTCCGATGGTTTAAAATCTGCATGCCATTTAAAATCTAATAATGAAAAACCAATGGCAGGTATCCCTTCTA
Protein-coding regions in this window:
- a CDS encoding ComEC/Rec2 family competence protein; translated protein: MLGLTVLFFLIKHKVLRTCTAFILFFGIGVSAVYVSDERNYDSYYQHHLKDNSKVVLQIHKILKPGNYYQKYEAVIVQVDDLKTTGTVLLNVKNDSSANSLQIDDQLFLKPTLKELIPPLNPHQFNYKSYLAKQGIHHQLFVEENQFLKMDSTANTLFGLSAIFRNQIQEALEKYHFKPNELAVINALLLGQRQDISKELIVDYQRAGAIHILAVSGLHIGILLLILSFIFKPLERIKYGNFLKTTLIVLLLWMFAFIAGLSASVVRAVTMFTFLAIGLSFRRKKVIEFSFISSLFFLLLIKPMFLFDVGFQLSYLAVFGILWVQPKLYKIYKPRYILDKKVWQLFTVSIAAQIGILPLSIYYFQQFPGLFLASNLVIIPFLGAILIGGILVIIGALLNILPQVLANIYGVIISWMNGFVSWVSHQEEFLFKEISISFITMLFWYLLLFLGVSFFIKKSPKSLIYFLVSILFLQTIFLIESKENKSKEELIVFHKSRFSVIGKRVGEQLFLQHNLDSIRLKNENSIKTYRVAEGIDEVKEFNFKNFLQFSKKDILLIDSLGVYTISGMVNPIVVLQYSPKINLSRLIKTIKPSQIIADGSNYKSSVILWEETCLKYQIPFHYTGQNGAFIVK
- a CDS encoding C40 family peptidase, translating into MKKWSFLIVVISLLLSSCSSTKTVVKKTQKPITKADKIVANALEYKGVRYKFGGTTNRGMDCSGVIYVAFGSENVQLPRISRDMAKRGHKIAVSKVKKGDLLFFKTSKNRRGNINHVGLVVSHSKGQIKFVHATTSRGVIVSTLSEKYWKNAFVKATTIL
- the lpxB gene encoding lipid-A-disaccharide synthase gives rise to the protein MKYYIIAGEASGDLHGSNLMKALYREDANADIRFWGGDLMQNVGGTLVSHYKERAFMGFFEVIMNLSKVLGFIKFCKKDIAQFKPDVLILIDNSGFNLRVAKWAKEQGFKTNYYISPQVWASRASRVKDIKRDIDKMFVILPFEKEFYKKYDYNVTFVGHPLIDGIAGRKQVKEAAFRKEYNLTDKPIIALLPGSRKQEITKMLSVMLSLINDFSEYQFVIGGAPSQDFSFYQSIIGDRKVSFINNKTYDLLSVSYAAIVGSGTATLETALFKVPQVVCYKGGNISYQIAKRIITLKFISLVNLIMDKEVVKELIQDDFNKKNLKTELTKILDDTYREKLFLEYFELEKKLGGKGASEKVAKQIVSDLK
- the surE gene encoding 5'/3'-nucleotidase SurE encodes the protein MQNKPLILITNDDGITAPGLRALINIMNKIGEVVVVAPDSPQSGMGHAITVDNVLTCNAITIDDGPQLEYTCSGTPADCVKMAVNEILNRKPDLCVSGINHGSNASISVIYSGTMSAAIEAGIEGIPAIGFSLLDFKWHADFKPSEEFIKNITLNALLNGIPEGIVLNVNIPKLKKEEIKGVKICRQANGYWKEIFDKRKNPMGKEYYWLSGEFINKDKGQDTDLYALENGYVSVVPVQFDMTAHHMIQKLNAWEL